From a region of the Salinispira pacifica genome:
- a CDS encoding adenosine deaminase family protein: protein MKWYNNEFLRAIPKTDVHVHLDGSLRLSTLIELAQDKHIELPAYTEQGLIDTVFKTSYGNLNEYLAGFAYTTRVMDDPESLERIAYELAEDNILEGVRYLEVRFAPQLHIRPGMGFREVMEAVDRGLRRKRDEFNAALTGDEPEFEYGMIVCAMRFFNEHFSPYFADLVHAHPYSSEREIIQYASLELARAAVQLRGESDIQIVAFDLAGSEYGYPASAHQASYDHVHKNFLNKTVHAGEAYGPESIFQAITDLHADRIGHGLHLFHEHMIHDEKIRDRPGYLHGLQQIIADKRITLEVCLSSNLQTSPEIPSVGQHPLGQMLDKKLSVTLCTDNRLVSHTTVTNEIALALDNFSITPGQLKDMIIYGFKRSFYYRDYGNKRSYVRKIINYYEKMEKEFAIQDP from the coding sequence ATGAAATGGTACAATAATGAATTTTTACGGGCAATACCGAAAACTGATGTTCATGTTCACCTGGACGGGTCACTGCGCCTGTCCACTCTGATCGAGCTTGCACAAGACAAGCATATTGAACTTCCGGCATATACCGAGCAGGGTCTCATCGATACGGTATTCAAAACCTCATACGGGAATTTGAACGAATATCTTGCAGGTTTTGCATACACCACCAGGGTGATGGACGATCCTGAATCCCTGGAACGGATCGCATACGAGCTGGCGGAGGACAATATCCTGGAGGGGGTACGGTATCTGGAGGTGCGTTTTGCCCCCCAGCTGCATATCCGCCCGGGTATGGGTTTCCGGGAAGTTATGGAGGCTGTGGACAGGGGCCTCCGCCGCAAGCGTGACGAGTTTAATGCTGCACTCACCGGGGATGAACCGGAATTTGAATACGGCATGATTGTATGCGCTATGCGGTTTTTCAACGAACACTTCAGCCCCTACTTTGCCGACCTTGTACATGCCCACCCCTACAGCAGTGAAAGAGAAATTATCCAGTACGCGAGCCTTGAACTGGCCAGGGCTGCGGTGCAGCTTCGCGGGGAAAGCGACATTCAGATAGTGGCATTTGATCTTGCGGGCAGTGAGTACGGATACCCGGCCTCGGCACACCAGGCAAGTTATGATCATGTTCATAAAAACTTTCTTAACAAGACAGTTCACGCCGGAGAGGCATACGGCCCCGAAAGCATCTTCCAGGCCATTACCGATCTTCACGCCGACCGCATCGGCCACGGGCTGCACCTGTTCCATGAGCATATGATACATGATGAAAAGATCAGGGACCGCCCGGGGTATCTTCACGGACTTCAGCAGATAATTGCCGATAAACGGATAACCCTTGAAGTCTGCTTGAGCAGCAACCTTCAGACCAGTCCGGAAATTCCCTCGGTGGGACAGCATCCGCTGGGACAGATGCTGGATAAAAAGCTGAGCGTTACCCTCTGCACCGACAATCGCCTGGTAAGCCACACCACCGTCACCAATGAGATTGCTCTTGCCCTGGACAACTTCAGCATCACTCCGGGTCAACTGAAGGATATGATTATCTATGGCTTTAAACGTTCCTTTTACTACCGGGATTACGGAAATAAGCGCAGCTATGTACGGAAAATTATCAACTACTATGAAAAAATGGAGAAGGAATTCGCCATACAGGATCCCTGA
- the hflC gene encoding protease modulator HflC, with the protein MNKATRRLIIVLSIIVVLGILFFALGPFYVLNEGEQAVILRFGQIVRSDTEAGLKFKTPFIDNVVVYSKKIQPWDGDPKEMPTVGGEFIILDTTARWRISDPEQFYSRLGNMTAAYRRLDDIIESGVRTVVSQNTLNSIVRDSNQINEVEVKSEELENLSINTEGFDQREFQRQLEQATSTGSQPNIQRGRSELTADALATSRPTVEDLGIELIDLVIRHVRYSDDLIDRVYDRMISERNRVAEFYRSFGEGQRQELLGQLENEKRRIISEGYEEAEIIKGEADAQAARIYSQAYAQDPQFFEFWRAVESYRRTVPGFNKTLSTDMDYFNFLYSSEGNR; encoded by the coding sequence GTGAATAAGGCAACACGAAGACTCATCATCGTACTCAGTATAATTGTGGTTCTGGGAATTCTCTTCTTTGCATTGGGACCGTTTTATGTACTCAATGAAGGGGAACAGGCGGTAATTCTCCGCTTTGGACAGATTGTCAGAAGCGATACCGAAGCCGGACTTAAGTTCAAGACTCCTTTCATCGATAACGTGGTGGTCTACAGCAAGAAGATCCAGCCATGGGACGGTGATCCCAAAGAAATGCCCACAGTAGGCGGCGAATTCATTATTCTGGATACCACCGCACGGTGGCGTATATCCGATCCGGAACAGTTCTACTCCAGACTGGGAAATATGACCGCAGCATACCGTCGTCTTGACGACATAATCGAATCAGGGGTCCGTACAGTTGTGAGTCAGAATACCCTGAATTCCATCGTACGGGACTCAAACCAGATCAACGAAGTTGAAGTGAAGAGTGAAGAGCTGGAAAACCTGTCCATCAACACCGAGGGGTTTGATCAGCGGGAATTTCAGCGCCAGCTGGAACAGGCAACCAGCACCGGCAGCCAGCCCAATATTCAGCGGGGACGTTCGGAGCTCACGGCCGACGCATTGGCCACCAGCAGACCCACCGTTGAGGATTTGGGCATTGAACTCATCGACCTGGTGATCCGTCATGTTCGCTACAGTGACGATCTGATCGACCGTGTGTACGACCGGATGATATCCGAACGTAACCGGGTGGCGGAATTTTACCGCTCATTCGGTGAAGGTCAGCGTCAGGAACTGCTGGGACAACTGGAAAACGAGAAGCGTCGGATCATCTCCGAAGGGTACGAGGAAGCCGAGATTATTAAAGGTGAGGCGGACGCCCAGGCTGCCCGGATTTATTCACAGGCCTATGCCCAGGATCCGCAGTTCTTCGAATTCTGGCGGGCGGTGGAAAGCTACCGGCGTACGGTTCCGGGCTTCAACAAGACTCTTTCAACGGATATGGATTACTTTAACTTCCTCTATTCCAGTGAAGGTAACCGCTAA
- the hflK gene encoding FtsH protease activity modulator HflK, with the protein MSDENRPKKKAGGTITTSMIILILVGLVVLGGALSTFFQVDATEQAVITRLGRYNRTKGAGLHFKIPFGIEQHFIVPTELNQSMSFGYRALEPGVQTVYDTRDYPEESVMLTGDINIIDVEWVIQFLITDPQNWLFNVDDPYKTISDISKSVINRLVGDESLNAVLGPARPAIEDQARQDMNVIFDDYELGINVTTVELKNVLPPSGRVEEAFKDVQDAQQDMERLINEGQQAYNTEIPRARGEKERAIQTAQGYANERVNQAEGDVARFIAVLGEYSNDPDTTRTRLYYEMVEEVFQDAETTNLIDRDLQNFLPLLNLNQQQGQTQGGTQ; encoded by the coding sequence ATGTCAGATGAAAACCGCCCTAAGAAAAAGGCAGGCGGAACCATCACCACTTCCATGATCATCCTTATACTGGTTGGTCTTGTGGTGCTTGGGGGCGCTTTAAGCACCTTTTTCCAGGTGGATGCCACTGAGCAGGCCGTAATTACCCGATTGGGCAGATACAATCGCACAAAGGGTGCGGGACTGCACTTTAAGATTCCTTTCGGCATAGAACAGCATTTCATTGTTCCCACCGAACTGAATCAATCCATGTCGTTCGGATACCGCGCCCTGGAACCGGGCGTTCAAACGGTGTACGACACACGGGATTATCCTGAAGAATCGGTGATGCTCACCGGGGATATCAATATTATTGATGTTGAGTGGGTAATTCAGTTTCTCATCACAGATCCGCAGAATTGGCTGTTTAACGTGGATGATCCTTACAAAACCATTTCCGATATCAGCAAGTCGGTTATCAACCGCCTGGTGGGAGATGAGAGTCTCAATGCGGTGCTCGGCCCCGCCAGACCGGCTATTGAGGATCAGGCCCGGCAGGACATGAATGTGATTTTTGATGATTATGAACTGGGCATAAATGTTACCACTGTGGAACTGAAAAATGTTTTACCCCCCAGCGGAAGAGTGGAAGAGGCATTTAAGGATGTTCAGGACGCCCAGCAGGACATGGAGCGTCTGATCAACGAAGGTCAGCAGGCCTACAATACCGAGATCCCAAGAGCTAGGGGTGAAAAGGAACGGGCCATTCAGACTGCACAGGGCTATGCCAACGAGCGGGTGAACCAGGCCGAAGGGGATGTAGCACGTTTTATTGCCGTCCTTGGAGAGTACAGCAACGATCCGGATACCACGAGAACCCGTCTTTATTATGAAATGGTTGAAGAGGTATTCCAGGATGCCGAAACTACAAATCTTATCGACCGGGATCTGCAGAACTTTCTTCCCCTGCTGAATCTGAACCAGCAACAGGGCCAGACACAGGGAGGTACACAGTGA
- the metG gene encoding methionine--tRNA ligase has protein sequence MKKRLVTSALPYVNNIPHLGNLIQVLSADVFARFSRQKGYDTLYICGSDEYGTATETRAREEGMSPRELCDKNHAIHKDIYEWFNINFDHYGRTSTEFQTRIVQDIFTKVYNNGYINQHTIKQLYSEKSEMFLADRYVKGECPHCHYDDARGDQCEHCGKLLDPEHLINPVSIMDNSTPVLKETTHLYLDLPKVLPLLQEWMDEASERGKWARNAVQMTQAWIRDGLKERAITRDLKWGIPVPLEGFEDKVFYVWFDAPIGYISISAEYAAKSGDPDGWKEWWLNPDEVELFQFIGKDNIPFHTVIFPSSQLASGDDWTMLHHMSSSEYMNYEGGKFSKSKGIGVFGNDAKDTGIPADVWRFYIFYNRPETSDYVFTWKDFQEKTNKELIGNLANLVNRTLSFSVRFFDGKLPVPDLNNSDSSVFWKEVTRLEQEITTHLEWAQLRDAFRKIFALASYGNKVFQESEPWKLRESNPGEAQRILSDLAYLVRDLSILVRPYIPETAERIAAFLGMEAGAESADWSKLGSAAAVEFPIPVISSPEILFKQLDGTHIEELRKRFAGSQAERAEAAAQKSSSGGESDKKSEKKKLSKAEKIRKQDEGLRLDQRFTKRVELRVAKIVKIERHPEAEKLYIETLDDGSGEERSIVSGLVPHYKEEELLNRNIILVANLKPAKLRGVKSHGMLLAASSKAEGEEVVDVIFADHAQPGDQVHVSGLEPQGEKDRIDIDTFFDIPLTSENHEIAVGGKPLQVAGKALRSAKVANGAVG, from the coding sequence ATGAAGAAACGTTTAGTAACCAGTGCTCTCCCCTATGTAAACAATATCCCGCATCTGGGCAACCTCATTCAAGTCCTTTCTGCTGATGTTTTTGCCCGCTTTTCCCGTCAGAAGGGCTACGACACCCTCTATATCTGCGGATCAGATGAATACGGCACCGCAACTGAAACCCGTGCCCGGGAAGAGGGGATGAGCCCCAGGGAACTCTGTGATAAAAATCATGCCATTCATAAGGATATTTATGAATGGTTCAATATCAATTTTGATCATTACGGCCGGACCTCCACGGAATTTCAAACCAGGATCGTCCAGGATATTTTCACCAAGGTATATAACAACGGCTATATCAACCAGCATACCATCAAGCAGCTCTATTCTGAAAAGAGTGAAATGTTTCTTGCCGACCGCTATGTGAAGGGCGAATGTCCCCATTGTCATTATGACGATGCCCGGGGCGATCAGTGCGAGCACTGTGGGAAGCTGCTGGATCCTGAGCATCTCATCAATCCGGTGAGCATCATGGATAACAGTACGCCTGTGTTGAAGGAGACCACTCATCTCTACCTGGATCTGCCCAAAGTTCTGCCCCTTCTTCAGGAATGGATGGATGAAGCAAGCGAACGGGGGAAGTGGGCCAGGAATGCGGTTCAGATGACCCAGGCATGGATCAGAGACGGACTGAAGGAACGTGCCATTACCCGGGACCTGAAATGGGGAATCCCGGTTCCCCTGGAAGGCTTTGAGGACAAGGTGTTTTATGTGTGGTTTGATGCTCCCATCGGATATATTTCCATTTCCGCAGAATATGCAGCCAAATCCGGTGACCCCGACGGGTGGAAGGAGTGGTGGCTGAACCCCGATGAAGTGGAATTGTTCCAGTTTATCGGTAAAGACAACATCCCGTTTCATACGGTAATTTTCCCTTCATCTCAGCTTGCCTCGGGAGATGACTGGACCATGCTCCACCATATGAGCAGTTCAGAATATATGAACTACGAAGGCGGAAAATTTTCCAAGAGCAAAGGTATCGGCGTATTCGGAAACGATGCCAAGGACACGGGAATTCCTGCGGACGTATGGCGCTTCTACATATTCTATAACCGTCCGGAAACCTCGGATTACGTGTTTACCTGGAAGGATTTTCAGGAAAAAACCAATAAAGAGCTGATCGGAAACCTGGCGAATCTGGTGAACCGTACCCTCAGCTTTTCTGTCCGCTTTTTTGACGGAAAGCTGCCGGTACCCGACCTGAACAATTCCGACAGTTCGGTGTTCTGGAAGGAAGTAACCAGGCTGGAGCAGGAGATTACCACCCATCTGGAGTGGGCCCAGCTTCGGGATGCGTTCAGGAAAATCTTTGCACTGGCAAGCTACGGTAACAAGGTATTCCAGGAGTCGGAGCCCTGGAAGCTCCGGGAGAGCAATCCCGGGGAAGCTCAGCGCATACTCAGCGACCTTGCGTACCTGGTCAGGGATCTATCCATTCTGGTTCGCCCCTACATACCGGAAACCGCAGAGCGGATCGCCGCCTTCCTGGGAATGGAAGCAGGGGCTGAGAGCGCGGACTGGAGCAAGCTCGGCAGCGCAGCAGCGGTCGAATTTCCCATTCCTGTGATTTCCTCCCCTGAGATTCTGTTCAAGCAGCTGGACGGGACGCACATTGAGGAATTGCGGAAGCGTTTTGCCGGAAGTCAGGCTGAGCGGGCGGAAGCCGCCGCCCAAAAGAGCAGCTCCGGCGGGGAATCCGATAAAAAATCCGAAAAAAAGAAACTGAGCAAAGCTGAAAAAATCCGCAAACAGGATGAAGGCCTGCGTCTGGATCAGCGCTTCACCAAACGGGTTGAGCTCCGTGTCGCAAAAATTGTGAAAATTGAACGTCACCCCGAGGCTGAGAAGCTCTATATAGAAACCCTGGACGACGGCAGCGGCGAAGAACGGAGTATCGTCTCCGGTCTGGTTCCTCATTACAAAGAGGAAGAATTGCTGAACCGGAATATTATTCTTGTGGCCAATCTCAAGCCGGCCAAGCTTAGGGGTGTCAAGAGCCATGGAATGCTTTTAGCCGCCAGCTCCAAGGCTGAGGGTGAAGAAGTTGTGGATGTGATATTTGCCGACCATGCACAACCCGGCGATCAGGTGCATGTAAGCGGACTGGAACCCCAGGGTGAAAAAGACCGCATAGACATAGACACCTTCTTTGATATCCCGTTAACCTCCGAGAATCATGAGATCGCCGTGGGCGGCAAGCCCCTGCAGGTTGCCGGGAAAGCGCTTCGCTCAGCGAAAGTGGCAAACGGGGCAGTGGGCTGA
- a CDS encoding peptidoglycan bridge formation glycyltransferase FemA/FemB family protein codes for MEENPVRCIPRDVSVLEDNEELIQSGIWARQKEAFGWSARAFEVSPADSGDEKNARAHAPVYILVLIRSLPAGLKLAYIPYAPDLNHITTLQQSLEDRNIHSSPADLLESIGQAVRRHIPSLFCVRFDLNWGVNPGFPGFLAGRSLTPDSSSDASSASVSSAEQAPVFSRPAQWDYPEISWLNTGLDNSALKKSLADIQPPDTVILPIGTEAGTSAPLAENTQPNKEQGTQPDTRSDEQGEQELLSGMKSKTRYNIRLAGKKGVIIRRVDRSDYSVPAELEKWYELYRITEERNRIGVHGCDYYAGCSSAPGTINASFIWRNMKTTFLRELSSPGKGILHGTCTGPVQM; via the coding sequence ATGGAAGAGAATCCTGTCCGCTGCATTCCCCGGGATGTTTCGGTACTGGAAGACAATGAAGAACTCATTCAGTCCGGTATCTGGGCACGGCAGAAGGAAGCCTTCGGCTGGTCGGCCCGTGCCTTTGAAGTATCCCCGGCAGATTCCGGGGACGAAAAGAATGCCCGGGCACATGCCCCTGTATACATTCTTGTGCTCATCCGCAGCCTGCCCGCCGGTCTGAAGCTGGCATACATCCCCTATGCTCCTGATCTCAATCACATTACAACCCTTCAGCAGAGTCTGGAAGACCGGAATATTCATTCCAGTCCCGCCGATCTGCTTGAATCCATAGGACAGGCAGTCCGGCGCCACATTCCTTCCCTTTTCTGTGTGCGCTTCGATCTGAACTGGGGGGTAAATCCCGGCTTCCCCGGATTTCTGGCAGGAAGAAGTTTGACCCCGGACAGCTCATCCGATGCCTCTTCAGCAAGTGTCTCTTCTGCTGAACAGGCACCGGTATTCTCCAGACCTGCGCAGTGGGATTACCCGGAAATTTCCTGGTTAAACACCGGTCTGGATAATTCAGCACTGAAAAAGTCCCTTGCAGATATCCAGCCGCCGGATACGGTGATTCTCCCGATCGGGACAGAGGCAGGAACCTCAGCCCCACTTGCAGAAAATACCCAGCCAAACAAGGAACAGGGCACGCAACCAGATACCCGATCGGATGAACAGGGCGAACAGGAACTTCTCAGCGGGATGAAGAGCAAAACCAGGTACAATATCCGACTGGCCGGGAAGAAAGGGGTCATCATCCGCCGGGTGGACCGATCCGACTACAGCGTCCCCGCTGAACTGGAGAAGTGGTATGAGCTTTACCGGATTACCGAGGAGCGAAACCGTATCGGGGTTCACGGCTGTGATTATTATGCGGGCTGTTCCAGCGCACCCGGGACGATCAATGCATCCTTTATCTGGCGGAACATGAAGACGACCTTCTTGCGGGAATTATCGTCACCCGGAAAGGGAATCTTGCACGGTACCTGTACGGGGCCAGTTCAAATGTAA
- a CDS encoding dienelactone hydrolase family protein, whose amino-acid sequence MKRNSVRIILVVLALPILLILGAGVFAAADALAFAGSGQFHSEETEYAVFYPDDVHENDLSPGELPAVLLIHEWWGLNEEHIIKAQALAARGYVVYASDAYGGKLARTVPGALFLTFTQNNSEIYSRIDDSYADMIADPLVDPQRTAVAGFCFGGRQAMMLGIRNDQPAATVTFYGSGLVTNPEEQGSLGENGPVLGIFGEEDASIPLEEVAEFKSALEIRNVEYEQEIYSGVGHAFVKAGELNGPGASARAWRRFLGFLEAEL is encoded by the coding sequence ATGAAACGCAACAGTGTAAGAATAATTCTCGTTGTATTGGCACTGCCGATACTGTTGATTCTGGGAGCAGGGGTTTTTGCCGCCGCCGATGCCCTTGCATTCGCCGGCTCCGGTCAGTTTCACAGCGAGGAAACAGAGTATGCGGTTTTTTATCCTGATGATGTGCATGAGAATGATCTTTCCCCCGGTGAGCTTCCGGCGGTGCTGCTGATCCATGAATGGTGGGGGTTGAATGAAGAACATATCATCAAAGCACAGGCCCTTGCCGCCCGGGGATATGTGGTGTATGCCTCGGATGCATACGGGGGGAAACTTGCCCGGACCGTTCCCGGTGCGCTGTTTCTTACATTCACCCAAAACAATAGTGAAATCTATTCAAGAATTGATGACAGTTATGCGGATATGATTGCCGATCCCCTGGTGGATCCGCAGCGCACCGCCGTGGCAGGGTTCTGTTTCGGCGGCCGACAGGCAATGATGCTGGGAATCCGGAACGATCAGCCCGCCGCAACTGTTACCTTTTACGGAAGCGGCCTGGTAACCAATCCCGAGGAACAGGGCAGTCTGGGAGAGAACGGTCCCGTACTGGGGATTTTCGGTGAAGAGGATGCCAGCATTCCCCTGGAAGAAGTTGCAGAGTTTAAATCCGCCCTTGAAATCAGGAATGTTGAATATGAACAGGAAATATATTCCGGGGTGGGGCATGCCTTTGTGAAAGCCGGTGAGCTGAACGGGCCCGGTGCTTCCGCCCGGGCATGGCGGAGATTCCTCGGTTTTCTTGAAGCGGAACTCTGA
- a CDS encoding lipid II:glycine glycyltransferase FemX, with translation MIVTRKGNLARYLYGASSNVKRNLMPAYALQWRAIRDMRSAGCTYYDFFGIPPFAEKGHPMYGLYQFKIGFGGQAVHTPGAWDLPVRPLLYQLYRWAEFLRMYYLRVLRKR, from the coding sequence ATTATCGTCACCCGGAAAGGGAATCTTGCACGGTACCTGTACGGGGCCAGTTCAAATGTAAAGCGAAATCTGATGCCCGCCTACGCCCTGCAATGGCGGGCAATACGGGATATGAGATCCGCCGGATGCACCTATTACGATTTTTTCGGAATCCCTCCGTTTGCTGAAAAAGGACACCCCATGTACGGTCTCTATCAGTTCAAAATTGGCTTCGGAGGGCAGGCCGTTCATACTCCGGGGGCCTGGGATCTGCCGGTGCGCCCACTGCTGTATCAGCTGTACAGGTGGGCTGAATTCCTGAGAATGTACTACCTGCGGGTTCTGCGAAAACGGTAG
- a CDS encoding DNA adenine methylase, which yields MDILEHTYLTSQLFAYIGNKRALLPFLKEQFEYIGREAGFSMNPADPTSRPRFYDPFAGTGSASRLARLMGMDVHANDWEDYSRIFNSAYLMEDAQSVERLFDSAGGLEWVLRELNRYGNRCSADGLDDPESQAYISKYYAPQSTAEADISGERLFYTAENARFIDGVRWKIQNEYPADSRESRLLIALLLYQAGTHANTSGVFKAYHKGFGGHGKDALQRILKPMELPYPRLPQRELLPRDQNIRVSSSDALSISGSSYDMVYLDPPYNQHQYGSNYFMLNSIARWDKPKISTRIGADGKLTEKAGIRKDWVRTRSDFCYRDLAPDAFQQLLDSLDAPDILLSYNSEGIIPFEQLLEIMSEQGRVEMLTRDYTTYRGGRQSSTRKVGNLEFILHLNRRRQMTPGAEHRIQELLLMNRLQRLSAGWFQPEILSGCFPDKQLPLLGCCELPEFFEFSRDDQAQIRTLASSTRNSDNHDNPSFRELKQLVDTLEGAQIQDHASRVKVVSGILQQKHAMMCSGGRPARIQPARILPAQIRRYIKTLLWSLKKLGFRKYAREFDELEKQLREGIQSGRLPDFSRELDEAVDRVRPRMR from the coding sequence TTGGACATCCTTGAGCACACCTATCTGACAAGCCAGCTGTTTGCATACATCGGCAACAAACGGGCCCTTTTACCCTTTCTCAAAGAACAGTTTGAATACATCGGCCGGGAAGCGGGGTTCAGCATGAATCCCGCAGACCCGACTTCCCGTCCCCGCTTTTACGACCCCTTCGCAGGTACCGGATCGGCTTCCCGCCTTGCACGGCTGATGGGTATGGACGTTCATGCCAATGATTGGGAAGACTATAGCCGGATTTTCAATTCCGCATACCTAATGGAAGATGCTCAAAGCGTGGAGAGGCTGTTCGACTCAGCCGGCGGCCTGGAGTGGGTCCTCCGGGAGTTGAACCGCTACGGAAATAGATGCAGCGCAGACGGACTGGATGACCCTGAGTCACAGGCCTACATATCCAAATACTATGCACCCCAATCCACTGCCGAAGCAGATATCTCCGGAGAACGCCTGTTCTATACCGCTGAAAATGCCCGATTCATCGACGGGGTGAGATGGAAAATACAAAACGAGTATCCCGCTGACAGCCGTGAATCCCGGCTGCTCATTGCCCTGCTTCTCTACCAGGCGGGTACCCACGCGAACACCTCAGGGGTATTTAAAGCCTACCACAAGGGCTTCGGCGGTCACGGGAAAGACGCTCTGCAGCGCATTCTGAAACCCATGGAGTTGCCGTATCCCCGGCTTCCTCAAAGGGAACTGCTGCCCCGGGATCAGAATATCAGGGTGAGCTCCAGTGACGCTCTGTCCATATCAGGATCCAGCTACGATATGGTGTATTTGGATCCTCCCTACAACCAGCATCAATACGGCAGCAACTATTTTATGCTCAACAGTATTGCCAGGTGGGACAAACCGAAGATCAGCACCCGAATCGGAGCTGACGGAAAACTGACTGAGAAAGCCGGAATACGGAAGGACTGGGTGCGCACCCGCAGCGATTTCTGTTACCGGGATCTGGCGCCGGATGCATTTCAGCAGCTTCTCGATTCCCTGGATGCCCCGGATATTCTGCTCAGCTATAACAGCGAGGGGATCATCCCCTTTGAACAGCTTCTGGAGATCATGAGCGAACAGGGCCGGGTTGAAATGCTCACCCGGGATTACACCACATACCGGGGCGGGAGGCAGAGCAGCACCCGGAAAGTGGGGAACCTTGAGTTCATTCTTCATCTGAACCGCCGCCGTCAAATGACTCCGGGGGCTGAACACCGCATACAGGAGCTGCTTCTCATGAACAGGCTGCAGCGCCTCTCTGCAGGCTGGTTTCAGCCGGAGATTCTATCTGGATGTTTTCCGGATAAGCAGCTGCCTCTCCTGGGCTGCTGTGAGCTGCCGGAATTTTTCGAGTTTTCCAGGGATGATCAGGCGCAGATCCGAACCCTTGCATCTTCCACACGGAATTCTGACAATCACGACAATCCGTCCTTCCGGGAACTTAAGCAGCTTGTTGACACCCTGGAAGGGGCGCAAATTCAGGATCATGCCAGCAGAGTGAAGGTTGTCTCGGGGATTCTTCAGCAGAAACATGCCATGATGTGCTCCGGGGGGCGGCCTGCACGGATTCAGCCTGCCCGGATTCTGCCGGCACAGATCCGCCGTTATATTAAAACCCTGCTCTGGAGTCTGAAGAAACTGGGCTTCCGAAAATACGCCAGGGAATTTGATGAGCTTGAGAAGCAGCTGCGGGAGGGGATTCAATCCGGTCGCCTGCCCGACTTCTCCCGGGAACTGGATGAGGCCGTTGACCGGGTGCGCCCCCGGATGCGTTAG